One Loxodonta africana isolate mLoxAfr1 chromosome 15, mLoxAfr1.hap2, whole genome shotgun sequence genomic window carries:
- the PCGF1 gene encoding polycomb group RING finger protein 1 isoform X1 has protein sequence MASPQGGQIAIAMRLRNQLQSVYKMDPLRNEEEVRVKIKDLNEHIVCCLCAGYFVDATTITECLHTFCKSCIVKYLQTSKYCPMCNIKIHETQPLLNLKLDRVMQDIVYKLVPGLQDSEEKRIREFYQSRGLDRVTQPSGEEPALSNLGLPFSSFDHSKAHYYRYDEQLSLCLERLSSGKDKNKSVLQNKYIRCSVRAEVRHLRRVLCHRLLLNPQHVQLLFDNEVLPDHMTMKQIWLSRWFGKCPTTHSCFVLHPASLRYSLSFMVKEGLCSVSLAPQLLPKEQSIHV, from the exons ATGGCGTCTCCTCAGGGGGGCCAGATTGCGATCGCGATGAGGCTTCGGAACCAGCTCCAGTCAGTGTACAAGATGGACCCGCTACGGAACGAG GAGGAGGTCcgagtgaagatcaaagacctaaatgagcACATCGTCTGCTGCCTGTGTGCCGGCTACTTCGTTGATGCCACCACCATCACAGAGTGTCTTCATACTT tctgCAAGAGTTGTATTGTGAAGTACCTCCAAACCAGCAAGTACTGCCCCATGTGCAACATCAAGATCCATGAGACACAGCCCCTGCTCAACCTCAAACTGGACCGAGTCATGCAGGACATCGTGTACAAGCTAGTGCCTGGCTTGCAGGACA GTGAAGAGAAGCGGATTCGAGAATTCTACCAGTCCCGAGGCTTGGACCGGGTCACCCAGCCCAGCGGAGAAG AGCCAGCCCTGAGCAATCTTGGCCTCCCCTTCAGCAGCTTTGACCACTCTAAGGCCCACTACTATCGCTATGATGAGCAGCTGAGCCTATGCCTGGAGCGGCTGAG TTCTGGCAAAGACAAGAATAAAAGCGTCCTGCAG AACAAATACATCAGATGTTCCGTTAGAGCCGAGGTTCGCCATCTCCGGAGGGTCCTGTGTCACCGCTTGTTGCTAAATCCCCAGCAT GTCCagcttctttttgacaatgaagttCTCCCTGATCACATGACCATGAAGCAGATATGGCTGTCCCGCTGGTTCGGAAAG tgTCCCACCACACACTCATGCTTTGTCCTGCATCCTGCTTCCCTCCGATATTCTCTGAGTTTCATGGTCAAGGAGGGCCTCTGCTCTGTGTCCCTGGCCCCTCAGCTGTTGCCGAAGGAGCAGTCCATACACGTGTGA
- the TTC31 gene encoding tetratricopeptide repeat protein 31 isoform X1: MERIPKTVGRIQLDCPLQSGCPLGVSAVPKLCKEFCPEDYGEEDIAEFLQQLVESDPQGLHQIYVDKSSRRLQLWHHDYLLNYFCDEEKTAGQCDRGKGAEGLGTYCGLRKSFLSSPQESKPCPQANSAPASFPGDSDSLLQVVMPQKLLVTEEEANRLAEELVAEEEREKQKAEKKRLKKKRQKERKLQERLEQDSGEANVSVSRQVAEATPNGDGSPPSSPGNSTQGQCGEEADSLDLSSTFVSLALRKVGDWPSSAPRNKGLSQEPQRRSQGPQEKMGHNKGSPPREDSPRQSPKAEASPRLLAAALQQSQELAKLGNSFAQDGFYHEAVALFTQALKLNPQDHRLFGNRSFCHERLGQLACALADAQVALTLCPGWPRGLFRLGKALMGLQHFEEAAAVFQETLRGGSQPDAARELHFCLLQLQHQRRGSHAPPLSAGLPQPLPRAEPGAPGLLSLRPPRIIAPRAPGLLSPPSHYPPRHLGHPNWPLPQAQRRGPHPLHLHHPSKGRGILGLGCQRLPQAR; the protein is encoded by the exons GACATAGCGGAGTTTCTTCAGCAGCTTGTGGAGAGTGATCCCCAGGGCCTGCACCAGATCTATGTGGATAAAAGCAGCAGGCGGCTGCAGCTGTGGCATCATG ATTACCTCCTGAACTACTTCTGTGATGAGGAGAAAACGGCTGGACAGTGTGACAGGGGCAAGGGGGCTGAGGGACTGGGCACCTACTGCGGTCTCCGAAAGTCCTTTCTGTCTTCTCCCCAGGAGTCTAAGCCCTGCCCTCAAGCCAACTCTGCCCCTGCATCCTTCCCTGGTGACTCAGACAGCCTCCTTCAGGTGGTCATGCCCCAGAAGCTCCTGGTGACTGAAGAG GAAGCTAATCGCCTAGCTGAGGAGCTGGTGGCTGAGGAGGAGCGTGagaagcagaaagcagagaagaaaCGACTGAAGAAGAAG CGTCAGAAGGAACGAAAGCTGCAGGAGCGCTTGGAGCAGGACAGTGGGGAGGCCAATGTGAGTGTCTCCAGGCAGGTG GCCGAGGCCACCCCCAATGGGGATGGGAGCCCCCCATCCAGCCCCGGGAACTCAACTCAGGGACAGTGTGGTGAGGAAGCG GACTCACTGGATCTGTCTAGCACTTTTGTGTCCCTAGCTTTGCGCAAGGTTGGGGATTGGCCCTCCAGTGCCCCAAGAAACAAAGGACTGAGCCAGGAGCCCCAACGCAGGAGCCAGGGCCCCCAGGAGAAGATGGGCCACAACAAAGGGAGCCCTCCAAGAGAAGACAGCCCCAGGCAGAGTCCTAAGGCTGAG GCATCTCCAAGACTGCTGGCAGCTGCCTTACAGCAGAGCCAAGAGCTGGCAA AGCTGGGTAACAGTTTTGCCCAAGATGGTTTCTACCATGAGGCTGTGGCCCTCTTCACTCAGGCCTTGAAGCTCAATCCCCAGGATCACCG GTTATTTGGAAACCGCTCCTTCTGCCATGAACGGCTGGGTCAGCTGGCGTGTGCCCTGGCGGATGCCCAGGTGGCCCTTACCCTTTGTCCCGGCTGGCCCCGGGGCCTCTTCCGCCTGGGCAAGGCCCTGATGGGACTGCAG cactttgaggaggcagctgctgTGTTCCAGGAGACTCTGAGAGGTGGCTCCCAGCCGGATGCAGCTCGGGAGCTCCACTTTTGCCTCCTTCAACTG CAGCATCAGCGAAGAGGAAGCCACGCACCACCTCTATCAGCTGGGCTCCCTCAGCCACTTCCACGTGCTGAGCCAGGGGCCCCAGGCCTACTCTCCCTCAGGCCCCCTCGAATCATTGCTCCCAGGGCCCCTGGCCTTCTGTCTCCACCGTCACATTATCCCCCACGACACTTGGGCCATCCTAATTGGCCCCTCCCCCAGGCTCAGAGGAGAGGACCCCATCCTCTCCATCTCCACCATCCCTCAAAGGGAAGGGGCATCCTGGGGCTTGGGTGCCAGCGTCTGCCTCAGGCCAGGTGA
- the PCGF1 gene encoding polycomb group RING finger protein 1 isoform X3, translated as MASPQGGQIAIAMRLRNQLQSVYKMDPLRNEEEVRVKIKDLNEHIVCCLCAGYFVDATTITECLHTFCKSCIVKYLQTSKYCPMCNIKIHETQPLLNLKLDRVMQDIVYKLVPGLQDSEEKRIREFYQSRGLDRVTQPSGEEPALSNLGLPFSSFDHSKAHYYRYDEQLSLCLERLSSGKDKNKSVLQNKYIRCSVRAEVRHLRRVLCHRLLLNPQHVQLLFDNEVLPDHMTMKQIWLSRWFGKPSPLLLQYSVKEKRR; from the exons ATGGCGTCTCCTCAGGGGGGCCAGATTGCGATCGCGATGAGGCTTCGGAACCAGCTCCAGTCAGTGTACAAGATGGACCCGCTACGGAACGAG GAGGAGGTCcgagtgaagatcaaagacctaaatgagcACATCGTCTGCTGCCTGTGTGCCGGCTACTTCGTTGATGCCACCACCATCACAGAGTGTCTTCATACTT tctgCAAGAGTTGTATTGTGAAGTACCTCCAAACCAGCAAGTACTGCCCCATGTGCAACATCAAGATCCATGAGACACAGCCCCTGCTCAACCTCAAACTGGACCGAGTCATGCAGGACATCGTGTACAAGCTAGTGCCTGGCTTGCAGGACA GTGAAGAGAAGCGGATTCGAGAATTCTACCAGTCCCGAGGCTTGGACCGGGTCACCCAGCCCAGCGGAGAAG AGCCAGCCCTGAGCAATCTTGGCCTCCCCTTCAGCAGCTTTGACCACTCTAAGGCCCACTACTATCGCTATGATGAGCAGCTGAGCCTATGCCTGGAGCGGCTGAG TTCTGGCAAAGACAAGAATAAAAGCGTCCTGCAG AACAAATACATCAGATGTTCCGTTAGAGCCGAGGTTCGCCATCTCCGGAGGGTCCTGTGTCACCGCTTGTTGCTAAATCCCCAGCAT GTCCagcttctttttgacaatgaagttCTCCCTGATCACATGACCATGAAGCAGATATGGCTGTCCCGCTGGTTCGGAAAG CCGTCCCCTTTGCTCTTACAATACAGtgtaaaagagaagaggaggTAG
- the PCGF1 gene encoding polycomb group RING finger protein 1 isoform X2 yields the protein MASPQGGQIAIAMRLRNQLQSVYKMDPLRNEEEVRVKIKDLNEHIVCCLCAGYFVDATTITECLHTFCKSCIVKYLQTSKYCPMCNIKIHETQPLLNLKLDRVMQDIVYKLVPGLQDSEEKRIREFYQSRGLDRVTQPSGEEPALSNLGLPFSSFDHSKAHYYRYDEQLSLCLERLSSGKDKNKSVLQNKYIRCSVRAEVRHLRRVLCHRLLLNPQHVQLLFDNEVLPDHMTMKQIWLSRWFGKVSQDQGRGGLRGACSKHTWAEHFFPLFSL from the exons ATGGCGTCTCCTCAGGGGGGCCAGATTGCGATCGCGATGAGGCTTCGGAACCAGCTCCAGTCAGTGTACAAGATGGACCCGCTACGGAACGAG GAGGAGGTCcgagtgaagatcaaagacctaaatgagcACATCGTCTGCTGCCTGTGTGCCGGCTACTTCGTTGATGCCACCACCATCACAGAGTGTCTTCATACTT tctgCAAGAGTTGTATTGTGAAGTACCTCCAAACCAGCAAGTACTGCCCCATGTGCAACATCAAGATCCATGAGACACAGCCCCTGCTCAACCTCAAACTGGACCGAGTCATGCAGGACATCGTGTACAAGCTAGTGCCTGGCTTGCAGGACA GTGAAGAGAAGCGGATTCGAGAATTCTACCAGTCCCGAGGCTTGGACCGGGTCACCCAGCCCAGCGGAGAAG AGCCAGCCCTGAGCAATCTTGGCCTCCCCTTCAGCAGCTTTGACCACTCTAAGGCCCACTACTATCGCTATGATGAGCAGCTGAGCCTATGCCTGGAGCGGCTGAG TTCTGGCAAAGACAAGAATAAAAGCGTCCTGCAG AACAAATACATCAGATGTTCCGTTAGAGCCGAGGTTCGCCATCTCCGGAGGGTCCTGTGTCACCGCTTGTTGCTAAATCCCCAGCAT GTCCagcttctttttgacaatgaagttCTCCCTGATCACATGACCATGAAGCAGATATGGCTGTCCCGCTGGTTCGGAAAGGTGAGCCAGGACCAGGGCAGAGGTGGGCTGAGGGGAGCCTGTAGTAAGCACACTTGGGCTGAGCACTTCttccccttgttctctctctaG
- the TTC31 gene encoding tetratricopeptide repeat protein 31 isoform X5, which produces MERIPKTVGRIQLDCPLQSGCPLGVSAVPKLCKEFCPEDYGEEDIAEFLQQLVESDPQGLHQIYVDKSSRRLQLWHHDYLLNYFCDEEKTAGQCDRGKGAEGLGTYCGLRKSFLSSPQESKPCPQANSAPASFPGDSDSLLQVVMPQKLLVTEEEANRLAEELVAEEEREKQKAEKKRLKKKRQKERKLQERLEQDSGEANAEATPNGDGSPPSSPGNSTQGQCGEEADSLDLSSTFVSLALRKVGDWPSSAPRNKGLSQEPQRRSQGPQEKMGHNKGSPPREDSPRQSPKAEASPRLLAAALQQSQELAKLGNSFAQDGFYHEAVALFTQALKLNPQDHRLFGNRSFCHERLGQLACALADAQVALTLCPGWPRGLFRLGKALMGLQHFEEAAAVFQETLRAASAKRKPRTTSISWAPSATSTC; this is translated from the exons GACATAGCGGAGTTTCTTCAGCAGCTTGTGGAGAGTGATCCCCAGGGCCTGCACCAGATCTATGTGGATAAAAGCAGCAGGCGGCTGCAGCTGTGGCATCATG ATTACCTCCTGAACTACTTCTGTGATGAGGAGAAAACGGCTGGACAGTGTGACAGGGGCAAGGGGGCTGAGGGACTGGGCACCTACTGCGGTCTCCGAAAGTCCTTTCTGTCTTCTCCCCAGGAGTCTAAGCCCTGCCCTCAAGCCAACTCTGCCCCTGCATCCTTCCCTGGTGACTCAGACAGCCTCCTTCAGGTGGTCATGCCCCAGAAGCTCCTGGTGACTGAAGAG GAAGCTAATCGCCTAGCTGAGGAGCTGGTGGCTGAGGAGGAGCGTGagaagcagaaagcagagaagaaaCGACTGAAGAAGAAG CGTCAGAAGGAACGAAAGCTGCAGGAGCGCTTGGAGCAGGACAGTGGGGAGGCCAAT GCCGAGGCCACCCCCAATGGGGATGGGAGCCCCCCATCCAGCCCCGGGAACTCAACTCAGGGACAGTGTGGTGAGGAAGCG GACTCACTGGATCTGTCTAGCACTTTTGTGTCCCTAGCTTTGCGCAAGGTTGGGGATTGGCCCTCCAGTGCCCCAAGAAACAAAGGACTGAGCCAGGAGCCCCAACGCAGGAGCCAGGGCCCCCAGGAGAAGATGGGCCACAACAAAGGGAGCCCTCCAAGAGAAGACAGCCCCAGGCAGAGTCCTAAGGCTGAG GCATCTCCAAGACTGCTGGCAGCTGCCTTACAGCAGAGCCAAGAGCTGGCAA AGCTGGGTAACAGTTTTGCCCAAGATGGTTTCTACCATGAGGCTGTGGCCCTCTTCACTCAGGCCTTGAAGCTCAATCCCCAGGATCACCG GTTATTTGGAAACCGCTCCTTCTGCCATGAACGGCTGGGTCAGCTGGCGTGTGCCCTGGCGGATGCCCAGGTGGCCCTTACCCTTTGTCCCGGCTGGCCCCGGGGCCTCTTCCGCCTGGGCAAGGCCCTGATGGGACTGCAG cactttgaggaggcagctgctgTGTTCCAGGAGACTCTGAGAG CAGCATCAGCGAAGAGGAAGCCACGCACCACCTCTATCAGCTGGGCTCCCTCAGCCACTTCCACGTGCTGA
- the TTC31 gene encoding tetratricopeptide repeat protein 31 isoform X2 produces the protein MERIPKTVGRIQLDCPLQSGCPLGVSAVPKLCKEFCPEDYGEEDIAEFLQQLVESDPQGLHQIYVDKSSRRLQLWHHDYLLNYFCDEEKTAGQCDRGKGAEGLGTYCGLRKSFLSSPQESKPCPQANSAPASFPGDSDSLLQVVMPQKLLVTEEEANRLAEELVAEEEREKQKAEKKRLKKKRQKERKLQERLEQDSGEANVSVSRQVAEATPNGDGSPPSSPGNSTQGQCGEEADSLDLSSTFVSLALRKVGDWPSSAPRNKGLSQEPQRRSQGPQEKMGHNKGSPPREDSPRQSPKAEASPRLLAAALQQSQELAKLGNSFAQDGFYHEAVALFTQALKLNPQDHRLFGNRSFCHERLGQLACALADAQVALTLCPGWPRGLFRLGKALMGLQHFEEAAAVFQETLRGGSQPDAARELHFCLLQLHQRRGSHAPPLSAGLPQPLPRAEPGAPGLLSLRPPRIIAPRAPGLLSPPSHYPPRHLGHPNWPLPQAQRRGPHPLHLHHPSKGRGILGLGCQRLPQAR, from the exons GACATAGCGGAGTTTCTTCAGCAGCTTGTGGAGAGTGATCCCCAGGGCCTGCACCAGATCTATGTGGATAAAAGCAGCAGGCGGCTGCAGCTGTGGCATCATG ATTACCTCCTGAACTACTTCTGTGATGAGGAGAAAACGGCTGGACAGTGTGACAGGGGCAAGGGGGCTGAGGGACTGGGCACCTACTGCGGTCTCCGAAAGTCCTTTCTGTCTTCTCCCCAGGAGTCTAAGCCCTGCCCTCAAGCCAACTCTGCCCCTGCATCCTTCCCTGGTGACTCAGACAGCCTCCTTCAGGTGGTCATGCCCCAGAAGCTCCTGGTGACTGAAGAG GAAGCTAATCGCCTAGCTGAGGAGCTGGTGGCTGAGGAGGAGCGTGagaagcagaaagcagagaagaaaCGACTGAAGAAGAAG CGTCAGAAGGAACGAAAGCTGCAGGAGCGCTTGGAGCAGGACAGTGGGGAGGCCAATGTGAGTGTCTCCAGGCAGGTG GCCGAGGCCACCCCCAATGGGGATGGGAGCCCCCCATCCAGCCCCGGGAACTCAACTCAGGGACAGTGTGGTGAGGAAGCG GACTCACTGGATCTGTCTAGCACTTTTGTGTCCCTAGCTTTGCGCAAGGTTGGGGATTGGCCCTCCAGTGCCCCAAGAAACAAAGGACTGAGCCAGGAGCCCCAACGCAGGAGCCAGGGCCCCCAGGAGAAGATGGGCCACAACAAAGGGAGCCCTCCAAGAGAAGACAGCCCCAGGCAGAGTCCTAAGGCTGAG GCATCTCCAAGACTGCTGGCAGCTGCCTTACAGCAGAGCCAAGAGCTGGCAA AGCTGGGTAACAGTTTTGCCCAAGATGGTTTCTACCATGAGGCTGTGGCCCTCTTCACTCAGGCCTTGAAGCTCAATCCCCAGGATCACCG GTTATTTGGAAACCGCTCCTTCTGCCATGAACGGCTGGGTCAGCTGGCGTGTGCCCTGGCGGATGCCCAGGTGGCCCTTACCCTTTGTCCCGGCTGGCCCCGGGGCCTCTTCCGCCTGGGCAAGGCCCTGATGGGACTGCAG cactttgaggaggcagctgctgTGTTCCAGGAGACTCTGAGAGGTGGCTCCCAGCCGGATGCAGCTCGGGAGCTCCACTTTTGCCTCCTTCAACTG CATCAGCGAAGAGGAAGCCACGCACCACCTCTATCAGCTGGGCTCCCTCAGCCACTTCCACGTGCTGAGCCAGGGGCCCCAGGCCTACTCTCCCTCAGGCCCCCTCGAATCATTGCTCCCAGGGCCCCTGGCCTTCTGTCTCCACCGTCACATTATCCCCCACGACACTTGGGCCATCCTAATTGGCCCCTCCCCCAGGCTCAGAGGAGAGGACCCCATCCTCTCCATCTCCACCATCCCTCAAAGGGAAGGGGCATCCTGGGGCTTGGGTGCCAGCGTCTGCCTCAGGCCAGGTGA
- the LBX2 gene encoding transcription factor LBX2, which translates to MSSRTEPRVPRTPFSIADILGPRMVPRTPLASQLPESGPGPTSPLCALEELTSKTFRGLDGSVPQPSEGRPAPGALSPGPVGRKRRKSRTAFTAQQVLELERRFVFQKYLAPSERDGLAARLGLANAQVVTWFQNRRAKLKRDLEEMRADVASLRALSPGIVHLFTLRDGAPSPGPAPPDPGPHLSDEEVQVDN; encoded by the exons ATGAGTTCTAGAACCGAACCCCGAGTACCCCGGACACCTTTCAGCATCGCTGACATCCTAGGCCCGCGCATGGTCCCCCGGACACCACTGGCGTCGCAGCTCCCAGAGTCGGGTCCTGGTCCCACATCGCCGCTGTGCGCGCTGGAGGAGCTGACGAGTAAAACTTTCCGCGGACTCGACGGAAGCGTCCCGCAACCTTCTGAAG GCCGCCCCGCTCCGGGCGCGCTGAGCCCGGGCCCAGTGGGCCGCAAACGGCGCAAGTCACGCACGGCGTTCACGGCGCAGCAGGTGCTGGAGCTGGAGCGGCGCTTCGTCTTCCAGAAGTACCTGGCGCCGTCCGAGCGCGACGGGCTGGCTGCGCGACTGGGCCTGGCAAACGCGCAGGTCGTCACGTGGTTCCAGAACCGGCGCGCCAAGCTCAAGCGCGACCTGGAGGAGATGCGCGCCGACGTGGCCTCCCTGCGCGCGCTGTCCCCGGGAATCGTGCACCTCTTCACGCTGCGGGACGGTGCCCCAAGCCCCGGCCCGGCCCCTCCTGACCCCGGACCACACCTGTCTGATGAGGAGGTACAGGTGGACAATTGA
- the TTC31 gene encoding tetratricopeptide repeat protein 31 isoform X3 gives MERIPKTVGRIQLDCPLQSGCPLGVSAVPKLCKEFCPEDYGEEDIAEFLQQLVESDPQGLHQIYVDKSSRRLQLWHHDYLLNYFCDEEKTAGQCDRGKGAEGLGTYCGLRKSFLSSPQESKPCPQANSAPASFPGDSDSLLQVVMPQKLLVTEEEANRLAEELVAEEEREKQKAEKKRLKKKRQKERKLQERLEQDSGEANAEATPNGDGSPPSSPGNSTQGQCGEEADSLDLSSTFVSLALRKVGDWPSSAPRNKGLSQEPQRRSQGPQEKMGHNKGSPPREDSPRQSPKAEASPRLLAAALQQSQELAKLGNSFAQDGFYHEAVALFTQALKLNPQDHRLFGNRSFCHERLGQLACALADAQVALTLCPGWPRGLFRLGKALMGLQHFEEAAAVFQETLRGGSQPDAARELHFCLLQLQHQRRGSHAPPLSAGLPQPLPRAEPGAPGLLSLRPPRIIAPRAPGLLSPPSHYPPRHLGHPNWPLPQAQRRGPHPLHLHHPSKGRGILGLGCQRLPQAR, from the exons GACATAGCGGAGTTTCTTCAGCAGCTTGTGGAGAGTGATCCCCAGGGCCTGCACCAGATCTATGTGGATAAAAGCAGCAGGCGGCTGCAGCTGTGGCATCATG ATTACCTCCTGAACTACTTCTGTGATGAGGAGAAAACGGCTGGACAGTGTGACAGGGGCAAGGGGGCTGAGGGACTGGGCACCTACTGCGGTCTCCGAAAGTCCTTTCTGTCTTCTCCCCAGGAGTCTAAGCCCTGCCCTCAAGCCAACTCTGCCCCTGCATCCTTCCCTGGTGACTCAGACAGCCTCCTTCAGGTGGTCATGCCCCAGAAGCTCCTGGTGACTGAAGAG GAAGCTAATCGCCTAGCTGAGGAGCTGGTGGCTGAGGAGGAGCGTGagaagcagaaagcagagaagaaaCGACTGAAGAAGAAG CGTCAGAAGGAACGAAAGCTGCAGGAGCGCTTGGAGCAGGACAGTGGGGAGGCCAAT GCCGAGGCCACCCCCAATGGGGATGGGAGCCCCCCATCCAGCCCCGGGAACTCAACTCAGGGACAGTGTGGTGAGGAAGCG GACTCACTGGATCTGTCTAGCACTTTTGTGTCCCTAGCTTTGCGCAAGGTTGGGGATTGGCCCTCCAGTGCCCCAAGAAACAAAGGACTGAGCCAGGAGCCCCAACGCAGGAGCCAGGGCCCCCAGGAGAAGATGGGCCACAACAAAGGGAGCCCTCCAAGAGAAGACAGCCCCAGGCAGAGTCCTAAGGCTGAG GCATCTCCAAGACTGCTGGCAGCTGCCTTACAGCAGAGCCAAGAGCTGGCAA AGCTGGGTAACAGTTTTGCCCAAGATGGTTTCTACCATGAGGCTGTGGCCCTCTTCACTCAGGCCTTGAAGCTCAATCCCCAGGATCACCG GTTATTTGGAAACCGCTCCTTCTGCCATGAACGGCTGGGTCAGCTGGCGTGTGCCCTGGCGGATGCCCAGGTGGCCCTTACCCTTTGTCCCGGCTGGCCCCGGGGCCTCTTCCGCCTGGGCAAGGCCCTGATGGGACTGCAG cactttgaggaggcagctgctgTGTTCCAGGAGACTCTGAGAGGTGGCTCCCAGCCGGATGCAGCTCGGGAGCTCCACTTTTGCCTCCTTCAACTG CAGCATCAGCGAAGAGGAAGCCACGCACCACCTCTATCAGCTGGGCTCCCTCAGCCACTTCCACGTGCTGAGCCAGGGGCCCCAGGCCTACTCTCCCTCAGGCCCCCTCGAATCATTGCTCCCAGGGCCCCTGGCCTTCTGTCTCCACCGTCACATTATCCCCCACGACACTTGGGCCATCCTAATTGGCCCCTCCCCCAGGCTCAGAGGAGAGGACCCCATCCTCTCCATCTCCACCATCCCTCAAAGGGAAGGGGCATCCTGGGGCTTGGGTGCCAGCGTCTGCCTCAGGCCAGGTGA
- the TTC31 gene encoding tetratricopeptide repeat protein 31 isoform X4, translating to MERIPKTVGRIQLDCPLQSGCPLGVSAVPKLCKEFCPEDYGEEESKPCPQANSAPASFPGDSDSLLQVVMPQKLLVTEEEANRLAEELVAEEEREKQKAEKKRLKKKRQKERKLQERLEQDSGEANVSVSRQVAEATPNGDGSPPSSPGNSTQGQCGEEADSLDLSSTFVSLALRKVGDWPSSAPRNKGLSQEPQRRSQGPQEKMGHNKGSPPREDSPRQSPKAEASPRLLAAALQQSQELAKLGNSFAQDGFYHEAVALFTQALKLNPQDHRLFGNRSFCHERLGQLACALADAQVALTLCPGWPRGLFRLGKALMGLQHFEEAAAVFQETLRGGSQPDAARELHFCLLQLQHQRRGSHAPPLSAGLPQPLPRAEPGAPGLLSLRPPRIIAPRAPGLLSPPSHYPPRHLGHPNWPLPQAQRRGPHPLHLHHPSKGRGILGLGCQRLPQAR from the exons GAGTCTAAGCCCTGCCCTCAAGCCAACTCTGCCCCTGCATCCTTCCCTGGTGACTCAGACAGCCTCCTTCAGGTGGTCATGCCCCAGAAGCTCCTGGTGACTGAAGAG GAAGCTAATCGCCTAGCTGAGGAGCTGGTGGCTGAGGAGGAGCGTGagaagcagaaagcagagaagaaaCGACTGAAGAAGAAG CGTCAGAAGGAACGAAAGCTGCAGGAGCGCTTGGAGCAGGACAGTGGGGAGGCCAATGTGAGTGTCTCCAGGCAGGTG GCCGAGGCCACCCCCAATGGGGATGGGAGCCCCCCATCCAGCCCCGGGAACTCAACTCAGGGACAGTGTGGTGAGGAAGCG GACTCACTGGATCTGTCTAGCACTTTTGTGTCCCTAGCTTTGCGCAAGGTTGGGGATTGGCCCTCCAGTGCCCCAAGAAACAAAGGACTGAGCCAGGAGCCCCAACGCAGGAGCCAGGGCCCCCAGGAGAAGATGGGCCACAACAAAGGGAGCCCTCCAAGAGAAGACAGCCCCAGGCAGAGTCCTAAGGCTGAG GCATCTCCAAGACTGCTGGCAGCTGCCTTACAGCAGAGCCAAGAGCTGGCAA AGCTGGGTAACAGTTTTGCCCAAGATGGTTTCTACCATGAGGCTGTGGCCCTCTTCACTCAGGCCTTGAAGCTCAATCCCCAGGATCACCG GTTATTTGGAAACCGCTCCTTCTGCCATGAACGGCTGGGTCAGCTGGCGTGTGCCCTGGCGGATGCCCAGGTGGCCCTTACCCTTTGTCCCGGCTGGCCCCGGGGCCTCTTCCGCCTGGGCAAGGCCCTGATGGGACTGCAG cactttgaggaggcagctgctgTGTTCCAGGAGACTCTGAGAGGTGGCTCCCAGCCGGATGCAGCTCGGGAGCTCCACTTTTGCCTCCTTCAACTG CAGCATCAGCGAAGAGGAAGCCACGCACCACCTCTATCAGCTGGGCTCCCTCAGCCACTTCCACGTGCTGAGCCAGGGGCCCCAGGCCTACTCTCCCTCAGGCCCCCTCGAATCATTGCTCCCAGGGCCCCTGGCCTTCTGTCTCCACCGTCACATTATCCCCCACGACACTTGGGCCATCCTAATTGGCCCCTCCCCCAGGCTCAGAGGAGAGGACCCCATCCTCTCCATCTCCACCATCCCTCAAAGGGAAGGGGCATCCTGGGGCTTGGGTGCCAGCGTCTGCCTCAGGCCAGGTGA